The Candidatus Desulfovibrio trichonymphae region CAATATGGCTCAACTTTTTTTACCGCGCAAAGTCAAGTGCGCCTTATAGCGGGCAGCGACGGCATAAGCGGCGCGCCGGAGGCTGTTGAACGCCTGCTGGCAGAGCCCGGTCTGCGTCTTTCACTGCTTGATTTCACAAGCCGCTATATCGAACGCGAACCGGTGCACGGCGGCGCGTCCGCTCCGGTCGCATATGTGAACATCATGCAGGGCTGCGACAATTTTTGCGCCTACTGCATCGTGCCGTTTACCCGCGGACGCCAGAAATCGCGCTGCGCCGCGCCCATACTTGACGAATGCCGGGCGCGGCTTGACGAAGGAACGAGAGAACTTGTGCTTTTGGGGCAGAACGTCAACGCGTTCGGGCGGGACAAAAGCGGCGACGGCACCCCATTTGCCGCGCTGCTCGCGCGGGTGGCTGCGCTGCCCGGCATCAAACGCTTGCGCTACCTGACCTCTCACCCCAAAGATATGCGGCCGGAAGACGTGGCGGCCTTCGCAGTTCTGACGCCGCTGTGCCCGCATCTGCATTTGCCGCTGCAGTCCGGTTCAGACACGATTCTCGCGCGTATGGGACGCAAATACAACAGCCGTGACTTCCTCAACATCGTTGCCTCATTACATGCTGCACGTCCGGACATGACGCTTTCCACAGATATTATTGTGGGTTTTCCCGGCGAGAATGAAGACGATTTTCAGGCCACGCTCGCCATGATGGATGCCTGTAACTTCATCTCCTCTTTTTCCTTCTGCTATTCAGATCGCCCCGGCGCGCGGGCAGCGCTTTTCCCGAACAAAACTGCGCCTGAAATCAAGCGGGACCGACTGCTGCGTCTGCAGGCCATGCAGGAAAACCTGAGCCGCCGCTGGCTGCAGGGACGTATCGGCGAAGAAACATGCCTGCTTGTCGAAGGGAAAAGCCGCAGACAAACCGTATCCGGGCAAACAAGCTGGCAAGGGCGTGACCCTTACGGCGCGCTGGTGCACGTTGCCCTGCCCGCAGGCGCGGACCATACAGGGCGCATGGCGCCCGTGCGGATAACGGAGGCGAAGAATCGCACCCTCACAGGCCGTCTGGCGGGTGATTTATGGTAGAAATCCTCCTGCTTGGCCTTGACCGTTGACGAACAGACAAAAAACCCGGTTGTAATTATGCGGGGAACGGAAGACGACGCCAAGATGCTGCGTTCGCTGGATCCTGTTTCCCGACGCAATATGTAATATTGGAGAGGCATATGCGTGTCGCCGTTGTACATTACTGGCTTGTGGGCATGCGTGGCGGTGAAAAGGTGCTTGAGGCCATCCTTGACCTTTTCCCTGAAGCGGATATTTTTACACATGTCTATGTGCCCGACGCCGTTTCTCCGACCATACGCAAACACAAGGTGACAACCAGTTTTATACAGAAGTTGCCGTTTGCGGCCACTGCTTACCCAAAATACCTGCCGCTCATGCCGCTGGCTCTGGAACAGCTTGATTTACGGGGCTATGACCTTGTCATCAGCTCGGAATCCGGCCCGGCCAAGGGAGTACTGACAGGGACGGACACAGTACATATCTGCTATTGCCACACCCCTATGCGCTATCTCTGGGATTGCTATCAGCACTATCTGGAAAAAGCGGGGACGGTAAGCCGGCTGGCCCTGCGCCTGTTCTCCCCATATCTGCGCATGTGGGACGCGCTCACCGCTCAGAGGGTGGATTTTTTTGCGGCGAATTCGCATAACGCAGTACGCCGGATTGCCAAACATTACCGCCGGACGGCTGAAATTATTTACCCGCCTGTGGATGTGCGGGCCTTTGCGCCAAAAAAGGGAGATTACCCGGCACCTGAAGGCTATTATTTATATGTTGGCCGGCTTGTAGCGTATAAACGGGCGGATCTGGCAATACAAAGCTGTAATCAGCTTGCCAGAAAGCTCATAATCATCGGCGACGGGCCGGAGCACAAAGCACTCAAATCCATTGCCGGGCCGACAGTGACATTTCTCGGGAAACAGGACGAGGCATCCCTGTGTCGCCACATGCAGCGCTGCAACGCCCTGTTGTTTCCAGGCGAGGAAGATTTCGGAATCATACCCGTTGAAGCCCTGGCGGCAGGCCGCCCTGTTATTGCTTTCGGCGCGGGCGGCGCGCTGGAGACCATTCAGCACGGGAAAACAGGCTTACTGTTTTCTGAACAGACATCATCTGCCTTATGCGCTGCGATAGAAGAATTTGAAAACGGACGGCATGTTTTTGAACCGGACAGGCTTACCTTGGAGGCAGAACGCTTTTCCCGCAATAAATTTCAGGACAGTTTCAAGAGATTTCTGGAAGAATGCCTGAATAAAAAAAATCAGGCATAGAAGCCCGCAAAACAGACTGCGTTTCCAAGATGTTTTTGCGGTGACTGCTTGCCGTAATTCTGTCATTAGTAAAGCAAACAGCAAAAAATTTGAACCATTATGGTGTGTACGGCCGCCGTGTTACAATAAAAGAGCGGACAGACCGGATGTTATTGCAAGGCGCCGCGCCTGCCCCGGCGGCGGATCGCGCGCCATGCCCAGCAGAACGGCAGCGCCGCCGCGATGCCGACATAGGCGCGGAAAACGCGCGACGCGTTGAGCGGGTGTTCAAATCCCCAGCTGGCGATTTTGTCCCAGGCCGGATGATAAATGCACCAACCCAGCAAAAAAACCGCGCCCAGCGCGCCCAGCGCGCCGACCAGCCAATAAACGGGGAGAGGTTCTTCCCAAAAAAAGGAAGAACAGTAAAAACGTCGCCGCGCCAGACAAACGGCCAGCAGAACCACACTAACCATCAGGGCCGCTTCCCAAGACAGGCCTTTGAGCACAGCCCCCAACATGCCCAGCCCCAGCAAAACGGCCGCCAGCGTATAAGCTCCGGTCTGCCTCCGTTCCAGACCGCAGGAGACGAAAAGCAGGGCAGCTCCGGACAAGGCGCAGACAAAATGCGCCGCGTCCGGCACAAACGCGGGAAACACGGCCTTCAGACGTGCCACGTTGCCGGGCAACGCGGGCAGCGTGGCTGAAACGAGCAGAATAACTCCGCCGATAAAGGCGGCATGGGCCGCGATGGAATGCGACAACACAGAGAAGCGGCGGCCGGCCTCGCGCAAGACGCCACGGGCCTGCCGCGCCTCGTACACGGCCAGCAGCACGGCGGCCGCCAAAAGGGGAATGATGTAATATACAAGCCGGAACACAAGCACGGCGGCAAAAACAACCTGCTCATGCACGGTGTGCGTGAGGTGCAGAATAACCAGCTCAAACACCCCCACGCCGCCGGGAACATGCGTGAGAACCACAGCTATCTGGGCCATGAGATAGCCCGGCAGAAAGTCCAGAAAGCTCACGCCGATACTGTCCGGCAGCAGCACATACATACAGGACGCGGCGACAATAATGTCCACCCCCGCCACAACAACCTGAGCCGCAGCGATGCGCGGCGCGGGAAAAACAAATTCCCTGCCGAAGACATGCAGTGGTTTGCGCATGGCGCCACAGAGCGCCAGATACGAACAGGCGAACAAAAAGAGTATCAGCCCGAGGACGCGCACGTCGGAAATGGGCATTTTCGCCAGCAGTTCTTCAGGAATAATGGGCGGCGCGAACATAAAAATGGCGCCGCACAGCCCGAGCGCACCCACCCAGAACGTCACGGCCAGCATGAGCACCAGACGCACAATCTCCGCCAGCGTGAAGCCCCAGGCCGAATAGAAACGCCAGCGCACGGTTGTGCCCCCCAGCAGCGCGCCGAAATTGTAGCTGACGGCCTGCCCGACAAAGGAAACCAGTCCCACGTGCGGCAAGGGCAATTTTTTGCAGATGGCTTTGAGCGCCAACCAGTCATAGCCCACCAAAATCAGATAATTGACAATCATGAGCAAAAACGACAAGCCGACGCGCGCGTAAGAAATGCTGCTCAAACTCGCGCGTATCTGGGCTATGCTGTAAGCCTTGAGCTTATGATGCAGCAGATACGCTGCCAGCAAAAAAATAGCGGCAACCAGCGCCGAACCAAGATAACGCAGATATTTTTTCATGGTCTCAAGAACGCGTTGTCCTAACAGCACAGAGAATTTTTCAGGACTTGACCGAAAAGAAGGCAATGGCTAGTTTATACAGACGACTGCGCAAGCGTCGCCAAACAGAAAAAACGGAATCCGGCAAATCCCGCGTTCCGCCGCCCATAATCCACCACGGGTGGATTATGATTTTTATATTGTGAGGTCAGACATGTCAAACATTCCCATTTCCACCCAGGGCTATAAAAAACTGGAAGAGGAACTCGCTCGTCTGAAAAACGAACGGCCCGCCATTATCCAGGCCATCAGGGAGGCGCGGGAAGAAGGAGACTTGCGCGAAAACGCCGGCTACGACGCCGCGCGCGAACGTCAGGGCATGGCTGAAGCGCGCATCAAATACATTGAGTCGCGCCTCGCGCTTTATCAGGTGATTGATCTGGACAGGCTTTCCGGCGACAAGGTGATTTTCGGCGCCACAGTGGAAGTGGAAGACATCGACAGCGGCGGGCGCAAAACCTTTACCATTCTTGGCCCGGACGAAGCCGCGCCGACAAAGGGTTCCATTTCCCTTCTCTCGCCTGTGGGCCAAGCGCTTCTCGGCAGGGAGGCGGGCGATGAAGTGACGGTGGATATTCCGCGCGGACGCGTTACCTATGAAATACTTTCCGTCAGCTTTGAAGGAAGCTCCGGCCTTCAGCCATGACGACACTGCTGCCGCGCTTTTTTTATCTGACTGCCGCGCTGGCCTGGTACCTGCTGCTCTGGCGTCACCCGATAGCCATCTTTCTGGCCGGCTGCTTTGCCTGCCTGACCCAGCCGCTTTACCGCAGGCTCAGACACAACATGCGCGTTCGACGAAAATGCCGACAGCACACAGCCGTTCAGCGCAAACTGCGCCTGCCTCGCTTTTTGTCAGACCATGCGCCGATTTACGTCTATACGGTCGCCCTGCTTGCCGCTGTCTTCACGCCGCTGGCCACCCTCATTTTGCTGGTTTCGCCCCAAGCGGGCGCCGGCCTTGCCCGCCTGCGCGAGCTGAAGGCCAACAATTTTCAGCTCCCTGCGGAGTGGGTGAACCAATTGCAGCAGGTGCGGACGTATCTTGGGGAATACCCGCGCCTTGAAAAAATGGTTTACGATTTTTTCCGTAATCTGGACACGCTGTTGAGCGATACGGTGAGCCTGCTCTTCAGCCGGGGGTTTGACGTACTTGACGTACTGGGCGGCACTATGGATGTGCTCTGGAGCCTCTTTCTCTTTTTCACGCTCACAGTGCTCTTTACCGTGTATTCCCGGCGCATCCGCAAGATAACAGGCCGTATATTCCATTGGCCGCAGGCGCTGCTGCGGCGTTTTACAGCCGCCATCCACCGCGCCCTGCGCGCGGTGATGCTCGGCATCGCGCTGGTGGCGATGATTCAGGGTTTGCTCTGCGGCATCGCTTTTGCCGCCGCAGGCTTCAAGCAGCCCGCGTTCTGGGGCATGCTCACCACGTTCACCGCACCCCTTCCCGTGGTAGGCACAGCGATCGTGTGGCTGCCGCTCAGCCTTTCCCTGTGGTTTACCGGCAAAACGGTAGCCGCCGTCGGTCTTGCCCTGTGGGGCGCGCTGGCTGTGGCGACGGTGGACAACCTGCTGCGCCCCCTCTTTTTGCGTCAGGGCATTCATGCGCCGTTTTTTGTGCTTATCACCGCCATATTGTGCGGGCTGACGGGATTCGGCCCTGTCGGCCTGATTGTCGGCCCCGTTTTGCTAGCCTTCGCCATTCAAGCTGTGGAAGAAGGCAACCGTTTTTACAGACAGCGCGACTGATGCCCCTGCCCATCCGCTGCCGCGCCGGCCTGCTCTGCCTTGTTTTTTCCCTCGTTCTCCCTGCCGCAGCGCGGGCGGCACTGCCCGTGCGCGCCGCCATAGTGCTCAATATGAACACAGGGCGCGTGCTGCATGAGTACAACGCCGACCTCGTCGTTCCCCCTGCGTCGCTGACCAAGGTCATGACCATGTTTCTCTGCCTCGACGCGGTCAAAGCGGGCTGGCTTTCACTGAACAAAAAAATCAAAATCAGCCGGCTTGCCGTCGCCGCTGGCGGCTCGTCCATGCACTTGCGCGCCGACGAAAGCGTACCCCTTGCGACTCTGCTCACAGGCATGGCCGTGACATCGGGCAACGACGCGGCCACGACCATCGCCCTGTGCGTCGCCCGCGGCAATATGCCGAAATTTGTCGCTTCAATGAATCGCAAAGCCCGCGCGCTCGGCATGCGCCGCACAATGTTTCAAAACCCCACAGGCCTGCCCGCCGGCGCCCAAAAAACTTCAGCCCGCGACATGGCGCTGCTGGCGCAGACGTATCTGGGCACCCACCCGACAGCCGGAAGGTTTCACAGCACGCCCGTATTCGCGCATAACGGCCTCACCATGCAGAACACAAACGCGCTGCTCGGCGTCGTGCCCGGCGTCAACGGCCTGAAAACCGGCTTTACCGTTGCCTCCGGCTATAACATCATTGTAACGGCCGTTCGTGGAAAAACGCGTCTGCTGGCCGTTGTGCTGGGCGGCAGGAGCAGGGCGGCGCGCGATGAGACCGCACGCCGCCTCATTGAGGACGGATTCAGTCGCACATCCGCCAAATAATCTTGCATGTTCAGGCCGTCCCGTATTGCAGTTGAGGCGCAAAACAGATGCGGCGCGGGCCGTCCCGTAAGGGCCGACACCGCGCCGCATCTGGTGACGTTGGCGGTTAACGCCTAGAATTCCAGTCCCACGCGGAGGGAACCGCTCACGCCTTCGCGTTTGCCGACATAGCCCTGCACGCCGAGATCAACGAGCCACGGAGATTTGCTGGAAGGTTTAAAAACCAAACCCGCTTCACCAATGCCCGTCTCTCCTTCGAACTTCGCAGCCTTGAGATCATAGCCCCATACAGACGCTCTTGCCTTGCCGTCAAATTCATATTCGAAGGCCGCACCGATATAAGGGCTGATATACTCGTTGATTGCATAGGCAAATCGAGCTCCGCCACGCAGACGATGAGAATCAATCGGATCAAAACTTACCGGTTCGCCTGTGGAAATTGTTGCGTCATTGCCGTCCTGGTGCAACCAGAAGTATTTGCCGTACACATCAAGAGAGGCTTCCTCGGTGATGTTCCACACATAGCCCACACCGGCGTGAATACCGTAATACGTCGATTCCGTATCAAACGAGGCCTTGCGTCCGGAAACATCCTTCAGTCTGGTGGATTCATAATCATTATTGAGTCCACCGATGCGGGCCGCGGCTTCTGTATAGAAGTGACCCGGGCCGACATCATTGAACTTTAAGTGACCCAGCAAACCGCCACCAATATAGGAAGTGTTGCCGCTTCCATGAATATCGTATGAAGCTCCACCATATTCAAAAAAGGCACCGGCAGTCAGTTTACCGATTTCCGTATTTATATTACGTGAAATACCGGCCATCAAATTTACACTGCTTGTGTCAATATATGAACCGGTGTTATAACGCATGCTGCTTGCATCAACAACAGCGAAAGCACCCCAGGCATCTTCTTTCGCAGAATTGATTGCGCTTCCCATACCTGCGCCTGCCGCAAGGTCCGCACCCTGATTGGCAAGAGCTGCCCCAACAGAGGCTCCTTCGGTTATCGATTTGGCACCGGGTACAACAGGAGTACCACCGCCGCCTGGGCCGTCAGATTCAATAAGTTCAGCAACGAAGTCGTTGTCGCCGTCTTTCCTCAACTGAAAAGTGAATTCAAGAAGAGAACCGTGTTGTATTGTTTGAATTCCGCTGTCTTTAATATTACCTGCCAATTCTGTACTTCCGCGAAGCAGATAGTATTTGTCGCCAAACTGCAATGGTTCAACATCGCCAGAGAAATCTAGTTGTGGCCACATTCCATCAATACTGATGCTGTCCGCTGTAACAGTTAACACTGGATTATCTTGATTATTGACTGGAATACCTCGCAGATAAAATGCTAACATTCCTCTTAAATCGGCCGCATGCACAGTCATGCTGCTTCCAGGATATATATGCAGATTTGCATAACGACTCATATTAAAATCGTGATTGGGCGCATCCAAATTGAAACCGCTCATTAACGATGTATTAGTATACTGACGCAAATTGACAATATTTTTTTCAGCATCGGGCGCGTCTACAATAAACTTGTTATCGCCGCCCCAGTAAAAGTATCCATCCTGAGTAACTTCCATTCCGAATGTTTTACCGTTGTCCTGTTCCACATAGATGGGGTCATACAAATATACATCACCACCCGAGAATGGGGAAATGACAAGAGTCGCGTCAGCATTGCTATGGGGTTCGATTATCGGTGTCGTCGATCGGATAGAGATGGAATTGGTCCGTTTTCCATCAATATCATTAATCTCGTTGTTCCGGAAAATCGTTGTGTTGCCGGCAGTTGCAACTATAGTTAAGGACAAAGTCCCAGAAGAAGCGGCGATGTCGGTGCCGGTATCCAGTGTAATGGCACCACCGTATACACGACCCGAATCATACGTCTGCAAAGAAGTAAATATATTATCTGTAAACTGACTATCAGTGACTGTCAAACTATCTTCAAGATACAGTATTCCGGCACGTATATTACCTCTTGCTGTAATTGTATTATCAGCAAATATACTGCCACTGATATCGCCTATTGTACTTGTTAAAGTACCAACAATACCGCCATTAATATCTATAGCAGAAATAACATTGTTGGTGAACGTACAATCAATAATATCGCCAATAGTACTCTGATTTAAAGCACCAACAATACCACCTGTCCAAAGTGAGCCCGTGGTAATTACAGTATTGTTATCGAAAACATTATTGACAATATCGCCTATTGTGCTGTATGTATCAGCACCAACAATACCACCACCAACAACTCCAGAAGCAATGATCGTATTACCGCTGAATATGTTATCTGTAATATCTCCTATATATGTCCCATCGGCACTTTGCAGGTTATCAGTGTAAACTCCAACTATCCCACCACCACGAATTACTGCGTCGATTGTTACCGTATTGTCGCTGAATATATTGTTCTTAACGGCACCAATAGAGGCTGAAGCTTCCTGACTACTATGAACACCAACTATCCCACCACCTGCCATAGTGTCGGCGATTGTTACCGTGTTGCCGCTGAATATATTGTTCTTAAGGGCACCAATGGCTGAAGCTTCCTGAACACCATAAACACCAACTATCCCACCACCACGCATTATTTCGGTGGCTGTTACGATGTTATCGTTAAATATACTGTTGCTGATATCGCCTATAGTTCCCCGATAGGCTCCGATAATGCCGCCACCCTGGAAATCGCCGTCTCCATTTTTTGTTACTGTGTTATTACTGAAAATAGCATTGTCGATGGCGCCTATCTGTTGATTCTCACCAGCTCTTAATACGCCGCCGCCTCGTAGATTGTCGCCCACCTCAAAGGTTACTGTATTATTGTTGAACACAATTTCACTAAGATTGCCGATATTGCCATATAGTACAGCATTGTTACCAGCATAATCCTTGAAATGGTATCCACCAAGATTTGTTGTTGGTTCAATCATCGCATCTGACGGAAAAGCTGTACCACCAAAACTGGTTATAGCAAGCTCTACAGCATCAGAAATAAGTTTTTTCAAACCGCCCGTTTCCCCTCTTGCTAGATCAATCAAGCCGGTGGACAAGTCTGAAGGCAACTTTCCACCACCATTAAGATCTTCCGCCCGGGTAAAAAACGGATACGCTGTAAACATGGTTATGGTTATCAGAGTAACCATAAACTGCTTTACGTAGTTTCTTTTCATAAATTCCTTCCCCTGTTTTTATATGTAAACGATAATGCTGAATTCACCATGTCCGAAGGAAACGCCGAAAGCCGCGCTGAACCTTGCGGCGGACAGCGCGGCACTGCGGAGTTAGTGTGTGTGTGTGTGTGTGTAGCAAGAATCGGGCCGAAACCGTCAGCTTCGCCCGAATCTCTCTCCGCTCCGCGCGGGAAAATTTGTCCTTGCCCTGACCACATGCACTATGCCTTTACGTTACAATGCAAAAAACCATGAGGTTTTTCTCTCTATACAAACAAAATACGAAAACTGTCAAGCACAAATGAAAATTTTATTACCCGGCTGCCCGTTTCCCTGCAGGTTCATAATCCAGTGAGCCGCAGGCATGGGGCTTTGAAAGAGCCTGCCCGAGACGATCCAGCGGTCACTCTTTTTTCGCAGGGCAAGCCAGCTTGTCATTTTCGCCTGCGTGGTCACTTTTGCCACAACGGCGCTCTCGTTCAGAGGCAAAAAACTTGTGGCTGATTCCGGCATATGCAAGGGCTTTTTTTTTACGCCGCCCTCTGTTAAAGACAGTCTATTCCTGTGAACAGCGCACAGCACGAATGAGGAGGCAGCATGAAAGTGATCATTATGTGCGGCGGCCAAGGCGCGCGTCTGCGTGAAGAAACTGCCGCCAAACCAAAGCCGATGGTTGAAATCGGCGGACGGCCCGTGCTCTGGCATATTATGTCCATTTACGCCCGATTCGGCTTCAGAGATTTTATCCTTCCGCTGGGCTACAGGGGCGAGGTCATCAAGCAGTATTTCCACGACTACAATATCCATCATACAGACTTCACTGTGGAACTCAAAACCGGCGATGTCACCGTGCACCCGACCCATATTGAAGACTGGCGCGTCACGCTCTGCGACACAGGCCAAGAAACCCTCAAAGGAGGCAGAATCAAACGCGTCGCGCGGCACATTGACAGCGAACGTTTTATGGTTACTTATGGTGACGGGCTTGCTGATATTGATCTGAACAATCTGCTGAAATTTCATGAAGAGTCCGGAACAATCGGCGCCTTCACCGGTGTGCGCATGCCCTCGCGCTTCGGCACCGTGCGCACGGATACGGCAGGCAAAATACTCTCCTGGGAAGAAAAACCGGTGCTCAATGAATATATCAACTGCGGTTTTTTTATTTTCAAGCGCGCCTTCCTGGATTATTTGAGCGAAGACGAATCCTGTGATCTGGAAAAAGAGCCCCTGCAGCGACTAGCGGCCGACGGAGAGCTCTCCATGTATCCTCACAGCGGACAATGGCAGTGCATGGACACACTGCGTGATTCCATCCTTCTCAACGAACTCTGGAATTCCGGCGGGGCGTTCTGGGTATAACCGTGCTCCGCCGCAGGGGCATCATGCTCCCCAGTATCGTTTTATACCACCAAAAATACACCTGACTGTCCTGACGGATAAAAAGGAAACAGCATGTTCGCCGACGTGTATAACGGGCGCCGCGTTTTTATAACCGGTCACACGGGTTTTAAAGGTTCCTGGCTGGCGGCATGGCTTGTCCGCCTGGGAGCCGCCGTGGGCGGCTATGCCGACTCCGTCCCCACGGAACCTTCCCATTTTGCGGCCATGGGCATCGGCGAACATATTGAAGACATGCGCGGCGACGTCCGCGACCGGGAAACACTCGCCCAGACCATGTGCAACTTCAGGCCGGAAGTTGTCTTTCATCTGGCCGCACAAGCGCTGGTACGCAAATCTTACGAGGCTCCGGCAGAGACCTTTGAAACAAACATGCTCGGCACGCTCAATGTTCTGGAAGCCGCGCGCCGCTGCCCCTCATTACGGGCACTTGTGCTGATCACGTCAGACAAATGTTACCGCAATGACGAATTGGTCTGGGGTTACAGGGAAACAGATCATCTGGGCGGCGGAGACCCTTATTCCGCCTCCAAGGGCTGCGCCGAAATCATTGCCCATTCCTATTTTCAAAGTTTTTTCCAAAAAGGCCCGGCCTGCGCCACCACCCGCGCGGGCAACGTGATAGGCGGCGGAGACTGGGCGTTGGACCGCATTGTTCCGGACTGCGCGCGGGCATGGGCCGCCGGTCAACCCGCCGTCATACGCAGCCCCGCGGCAACCCGCCCATGGCAACTCGTGCTGGAACCGCTTTCCGGCTATTTGTGGCTTGGAGCGCGCCTGCTTGACAATCACGGCAATCCTTCCACGGTGCACGGACAGGCATACAACTTCGGCCCGGCGGCAGACGTGAACAACACGGTGAACGAAGT contains the following coding sequences:
- the greA gene encoding transcription elongation factor GreA, whose amino-acid sequence is MSNIPISTQGYKKLEEELARLKNERPAIIQAIREAREEGDLRENAGYDAARERQGMAEARIKYIESRLALYQVIDLDRLSGDKVIFGATVEVEDIDSGGRKTFTILGPDEAAPTKGSISLLSPVGQALLGREAGDEVTVDIPRGRVTYEILSVSFEGSSGLQP
- a CDS encoding autotransporter outer membrane beta-barrel domain-containing protein; translation: MKRNYVKQFMVTLITITMFTAYPFFTRAEDLNGGGKLPSDLSTGLIDLARGETGGLKKLISDAVELAITSFGGTAFPSDAMIEPTTNLGGYHFKDYAGNNAVLYGNIGNLSEIVFNNNTVTFEVGDNLRGGGVLRAGENQQIGAIDNAIFSNNTVTKNGDGDFQGGGIIGAYRGTIGDISNSIFNDNIVTATEIMRGGGIVGVYGVQEASAIGALKNNIFSGNTVTIADTMAGGGIVGVHSSQEASASIGAVKNNIFSDNTVTIDAVIRGGGIVGVYTDNLQSADGTYIGDITDNIFSGNTIIASGVVGGGIVGADTYSTIGDIVNNVFDNNTVITTGSLWTGGIVGALNQSTIGDIIDCTFTNNVISAIDINGGIVGTLTSTIGDISGSIFADNTITARGNIRAGILYLEDSLTVTDSQFTDNIFTSLQTYDSGRVYGGAITLDTGTDIAASSGTLSLTIVATAGNTTIFRNNEINDIDGKRTNSISIRSTTPIIEPHSNADATLVISPFSGGDVYLYDPIYVEQDNGKTFGMEVTQDGYFYWGGDNKFIVDAPDAEKNIVNLRQYTNTSLMSGFNLDAPNHDFNMSRYANLHIYPGSSMTVHAADLRGMLAFYLRGIPVNNQDNPVLTVTADSISIDGMWPQLDFSGDVEPLQFGDKYYLLRGSTELAGNIKDSGIQTIQHGSLLEFTFQLRKDGDNDFVAELIESDGPGGGGTPVVPGAKSITEGASVGAALANQGADLAAGAGMGSAINSAKEDAWGAFAVVDASSMRYNTGSYIDTSSVNLMAGISRNINTEIGKLTAGAFFEYGGASYDIHGSGNTSYIGGGLLGHLKFNDVGPGHFYTEAAARIGGLNNDYESTRLKDVSGRKASFDTESTYYGIHAGVGYVWNITEEASLDVYGKYFWLHQDGNDATISTGEPVSFDPIDSHRLRGGARFAYAINEYISPYIGAAFEYEFDGKARASVWGYDLKAAKFEGETGIGEAGLVFKPSSKSPWLVDLGVQGYVGKREGVSGSLRVGLEF
- a CDS encoding glycosyltransferase, with translation MRVAVVHYWLVGMRGGEKVLEAILDLFPEADIFTHVYVPDAVSPTIRKHKVTTSFIQKLPFAATAYPKYLPLMPLALEQLDLRGYDLVISSESGPAKGVLTGTDTVHICYCHTPMRYLWDCYQHYLEKAGTVSRLALRLFSPYLRMWDALTAQRVDFFAANSHNAVRRIAKHYRRTAEIIYPPVDVRAFAPKKGDYPAPEGYYLYVGRLVAYKRADLAIQSCNQLARKLIIIGDGPEHKALKSIAGPTVTFLGKQDEASLCRHMQRCNALLFPGEEDFGIIPVEALAAGRPVIAFGAGGALETIQHGKTGLLFSEQTSSALCAAIEEFENGRHVFEPDRLTLEAERFSRNKFQDSFKRFLEECLNKKNQA
- a CDS encoding D-alanyl-D-alanine carboxypeptidase family protein, with translation MPLPIRCRAGLLCLVFSLVLPAAARAALPVRAAIVLNMNTGRVLHEYNADLVVPPASLTKVMTMFLCLDAVKAGWLSLNKKIKISRLAVAAGGSSMHLRADESVPLATLLTGMAVTSGNDAATTIALCVARGNMPKFVASMNRKARALGMRRTMFQNPTGLPAGAQKTSARDMALLAQTYLGTHPTAGRFHSTPVFAHNGLTMQNTNALLGVVPGVNGLKTGFTVASGYNIIVTAVRGKTRLLAVVLGGRSRAARDETARRLIEDGFSRTSAK
- a CDS encoding AI-2E family transporter; translation: MTTLLPRFFYLTAALAWYLLLWRHPIAIFLAGCFACLTQPLYRRLRHNMRVRRKCRQHTAVQRKLRLPRFLSDHAPIYVYTVALLAAVFTPLATLILLVSPQAGAGLARLRELKANNFQLPAEWVNQLQQVRTYLGEYPRLEKMVYDFFRNLDTLLSDTVSLLFSRGFDVLDVLGGTMDVLWSLFLFFTLTVLFTVYSRRIRKITGRIFHWPQALLRRFTAAIHRALRAVMLGIALVAMIQGLLCGIAFAAAGFKQPAFWGMLTTFTAPLPVVGTAIVWLPLSLSLWFTGKTVAAVGLALWGALAVATVDNLLRPLFLRQGIHAPFFVLITAILCGLTGFGPVGLIVGPVLLAFAIQAVEEGNRFYRQRD
- the miaB gene encoding tRNA (N6-isopentenyl adenosine(37)-C2)-methylthiotransferase MiaB, with the protein product MIEKSFHIITFGCQMNANDSHWLARRLVARGFVEAPLETARAVLLNTCSVREKPEHKVAATLERVRSLTGGNPDVLVGVLGCVAQQYGSTFFTAQSQVRLIAGSDGISGAPEAVERLLAEPGLRLSLLDFTSRYIEREPVHGGASAPVAYVNIMQGCDNFCAYCIVPFTRGRQKSRCAAPILDECRARLDEGTRELVLLGQNVNAFGRDKSGDGTPFAALLARVAALPGIKRLRYLTSHPKDMRPEDVAAFAVLTPLCPHLHLPLQSGSDTILARMGRKYNSRDFLNIVASLHAARPDMTLSTDIIVGFPGENEDDFQATLAMMDACNFISSFSFCYSDRPGARAALFPNKTAPEIKRDRLLRLQAMQENLSRRWLQGRIGEETCLLVEGKSRRQTVSGQTSWQGRDPYGALVHVALPAGADHTGRMAPVRITEAKNRTLTGRLAGDLW
- a CDS encoding putative bifunctional lysylphosphatidylglycerol flippase/synthetase, coding for MKKYLRYLGSALVAAIFLLAAYLLHHKLKAYSIAQIRASLSSISYARVGLSFLLMIVNYLILVGYDWLALKAICKKLPLPHVGLVSFVGQAVSYNFGALLGGTTVRWRFYSAWGFTLAEIVRLVLMLAVTFWVGALGLCGAIFMFAPPIIPEELLAKMPISDVRVLGLILFLFACSYLALCGAMRKPLHVFGREFVFPAPRIAAAQVVVAGVDIIVAASCMYVLLPDSIGVSFLDFLPGYLMAQIAVVLTHVPGGVGVFELVILHLTHTVHEQVVFAAVLVFRLVYYIIPLLAAAVLLAVYEARQARGVLREAGRRFSVLSHSIAAHAAFIGGVILLVSATLPALPGNVARLKAVFPAFVPDAAHFVCALSGAALLFVSCGLERRQTGAYTLAAVLLGLGMLGAVLKGLSWEAALMVSVVLLAVCLARRRFYCSSFFWEEPLPVYWLVGALGALGAVFLLGWCIYHPAWDKIASWGFEHPLNASRVFRAYVGIAAALPFCWAWRAIRRRGRRGALQ